GATTCGCTACACCCTCGAAAACTGCGGCGATGATCTGGAATTTTTGGAAAGCCGTTTAAAGGAAGAAGAAAAGTCCAAACCCGAAAAAGACCGCAGCGAGCCCTTGCGCGAAAAGCTGCAATTTGTGGTTGATAATAACTTCCGCAGAGTAAGCTATACCGAGGCCATCGACATTTTACGCAATTCGAAGCCAAACAAGAAAAAGCGTTTCAACTACCTCATCGACGAATGGGGCGCTGATTTACAATCGGAACACGAAAAATATCTGGTACAGCACTTCAATGCGCCGGTAATTTTATTCGATTATCCCGCCAAAATTAAGGCCTTCTACATGCGCCTAAATGAGGATGAAAAAACCGTGCGTGCTATGGATATCCTTTTCCCAGGCATTGGCGAAATTGTAGGGGGATCGCAAAGGGAAGAACGCTACGATGTACTGCGTGGTAAGATGAATGATTTCGGTATCGACGAGAAAGAATTAGACTGGTATCTCGATACCCGAAAATTTGGCAGCTGCGTACACAGTGGATTCGGATTAGGCTTTGAGCGATTGGTATTATTCGTAACCGGAATGACCAATATTCGTGACGTAATTCCTTTCCCACGTACTCCGGGCAACGCCGAGTTTTAAGGCACTGATCCTTTAAAATCGGGGGCTGGCACGCAGTTTGTTAAGCTTGAGCAAAAACGGCAAAATCTTTGATAGGTCGAGCCGCTTTTTCTTAACTTCACCCAGCCAAATTGCACCATGCTTAAACAACAGCTCAACCAAAAATTACTGCAAAAACTCAGTCCGCAGCAGATTCAGCTCATGAAGCTGATTCAGTTGCCTACCCTGGCTTTTGAGCAAAAAATTAAGGAAGAGTTGGAAAGCAACCCCGCCTTGGAAGAAGGCAAAGAGGAAAGCGAAAACGACAGCGAGGATCTCGAGTTCGACAATCAGGAAAACGAAAGAGAAGAGGAACGCATTGAGGCGGAAGACATCAATGTGGATGAATATCTGAGTGATGATGAAATTCCTGACTATCGTTTACAAGCCAATAATTATTCGCCCGACGATGAAGAAAGCAAGGTGCCCATTACCGGTGGTAAAAGCTTTCACGAATTTCTATTGGAGCAATTAGGCACCTATCCCCTCGATGAGCAAGGACGGCAGATCGCCGAATATTTGGTTGGGAATATTGATGATGATGGCTATATCCGTCGTGAGCTAAGTGCCATTGTTGATGACCTGGCCTTTACCCAAAACATTTTTGTGGAGGAGGAGCAATTGGAGCGCTACCTAAAACTTATTCAGGCCCTGGAGCCTGCCGGAGTGGGAGCGCGCAATTTGCGGGAATGCCTGATCATTCAACTGCGTCAGGAAGAGAGTAGCTACCATCAAAGACTGGCCTTGGAAATTCTGCAGGACTTCTTCGATGAGTTTACCAAAAAGCATTACGAAAAGTTAATTCAACGCCTGGAGTTGGATGAGGAGGATTTGCGACTGGCAATACTTGAAATCACCCGCCTAAATCCAAAGCCCGGCAATAGCACCAGTAATAGCAATCGCGAAGTACAGGTTGTAGTGCCTGATTTTACCCTTCGCATTGTGGAAGGTGAATTGGAATTAACCCTTAATAGTCGCAATGCTCCGGAGCTAAATGTAAGTCGGGAGTACCGCGAAATGCTCGAGACCTATCGTCAGGGCCAAAAAGAAAACAAAGCACAAAAGGAAGCTGCCCTCTTTGTGAAGCAAAAACTGGATGGGGCCAAATGGTTTATCGAAGCCATCAAGCAAAGACAGCAAACCCTGATGCTCACCATGGGGGCCATCATGGAATATCAAAAAGAATATTTCGAGACCGGCGATGAATTAAAGCTTCGCCCCATGATCCTGAAGGACATTGCCGATGAAATTGGAATGGACATTTCTACCGTATCCCGGGTGGCCAGTAATAAATATGTAAGCACTCCTTATGGTACTTTCCTGATCAAAGAATTTTTCAGCGAAAGCATGAAGAATGATGCCGGAGAGGATGTAAGTACTCGTGAAATCAAGAAAATCTTAGAAGTTTCCGTTTCTGAAGAAGATAAGCGTAAACCTCTTACCGACGATAAGCTGGCCCAGCTCCTAAAAGACAAGGGCTATCCCATTGCCCGCCGTACTGTAGCCAAATACCGGGAACAACTGGATATTCCGGTAGCCCGCTTACGCAAGCAACTCTAGATGAATATTCGCTTAGCCAAGTTTATCTCCATCCTCTTCCATCCGGCGATATACCCTTTAATAGGCCTGTATTTCATTTTCGAATATCTGCCCTATCACTATCCACGCCAGGTAGTGCTGCTCTCTTTATTGATGGTGTTTTGCGGCACCTACCTCATCCCGGTTTTGATTAGCATTTTACTCTACCGCTTTCGCGTGATTAGCAGCTTGATGATGAACAAGGCTGAAGATCGACGTTGGCCCTATACCATTGGAGCACTGAGCTTTTACCTTACCTCTCAACTCATAAAAAATGCCGGCCTGGCCGCCGAAGCACATCAATATTTGGCCGGAGCCGCTTATGTAATTCTACTGCATTTAGTCTTGCTTAGCTTCTTAAAATCCAGTGCTCATTTAGGAGGCCTAGGCGGCTTTTTAGGAATGTTAATGGCAGTTTCTGCCAAGTACAGTTTAAACCTGCTACCCTTTATTGGAGCCCTAATATTAGTAGCGGGAATTGTGGCTTCGGCCCGCTTAAGTCTCAAGGCCCATAATGGCAAAGAACTGGTGCTGGGATTTAGCAGTGGACTGCTCATCGTGTTCAGCACGGTATACTTCCTTCATTAGACTAAGTCCAATAAAAGCGCATCCGCTATAGCTAAAACCAATGGCCCATTAAAGCTTGAGGTCAGGCATTAGAAATTCGGTACTTTTGCGCGAAATTTCAGGTCATGAGTCAACATCTTTCCGAACAGGAAATCCAAAGACGCGAATCGCTGGCCGCCTTAAGGCAGATGGGCATAGAGCCCTATCCTGCTGCACGTTATGAGGCCAGTCATTTTTCAAGCTCCATTCTCGAAGGTTTCGAGAAATCGGAAGAAGCTGAGGAATGGAAACAGATTAAGATTAGCGGGAGGATCATGACTAAACGCATCATGGGAAAGGCTTCTTTCCTAGATGTGATGGATAGCAAAGGCCGTATCCAGGTTTACCTGAACCGCGATGTGCTTTGTCCGGATGAGAATAAAGATCTCTACAATATTGTATTTAAACGTCACCTTGATATTGGTGATTTTATTGGCATCACCGGTAAGGTATTCCGCACCCAAATGGGCGAAATCACCATTGAGGCCGATAGTCTAACGGTATTAAGCAAAAGCCTTAAACCCCTTCCGATCGTTAAAAAAGACGATGAAGGAAATGTTTACGATGCCTTTACCGATCCTGAGCAGCGCTACCGTATGCGCTATGTGGATTTGGTGGTGAATGACAAGGTGAAAGAAACCTTTATTACTCGTACGCGCATTATTAATGCCATGCGAGAATTCTTCAATCGCTTTGACTATTTGGAGGTAGAGACCCCCATTTTACAGCCCATTCCTGGTGGAGCAGCGGCTCGTCCATTTATTACGCATCACAATGCGCTGAATATGCCATTGTACCTGCGAATTGCCAATGAGCTTTATTTGAAGCGCCTGATTGTAGGGGGCTTTGAAGGAGTTTATGAATTTGCGAAGGACTTCCGTAACGAAGGAATGGACCGCACCCACAATCCGGAGTTTACCGTAATGGAAATCTATGTAGCCTATAAAGACTACTTCTGGATGATGGACTTCACCGAGCAAATGCTGGAGCATGTGGTGAAAACCGTGCATAAAGGCAATACTACGGTTAGCCTGGGTGGTAAAGAGATTAGCTTCAAAGCGCCTTTCCCAAGGGTGAGCATGCGTGAGGCTATTTTGGAGCATACCGGCTTTGATATTGACGGTAAGAGTGAGGACGAATTACGTGCAGCTTGCGCCGATTTGGGTATTGAAACCGACCCCAGCATGGGTAAGGGCAAATTGATTGATGAGCTCTTTGGTGAGAAGTGTGAGCCCAATTATATCCAGCCAACCTTTATTACCGACTATCCGGTAGAGATGTCGCCGCTTTGTAAAAAGCACCGCGATAATCCTGAATATACCGAGCGCTTTGAGCTGATGATTAATGGTAAAGAAGTGGCCAATGCCTATTCGGAGCTTAATGATCCTATCGATCAACGCGAACGTTTTGAAGAGCAATTACGCCTAAGTG
The Croceimicrobium hydrocarbonivorans genome window above contains:
- the lysS gene encoding lysine--tRNA ligase — protein: MSQHLSEQEIQRRESLAALRQMGIEPYPAARYEASHFSSSILEGFEKSEEAEEWKQIKISGRIMTKRIMGKASFLDVMDSKGRIQVYLNRDVLCPDENKDLYNIVFKRHLDIGDFIGITGKVFRTQMGEITIEADSLTVLSKSLKPLPIVKKDDEGNVYDAFTDPEQRYRMRYVDLVVNDKVKETFITRTRIINAMREFFNRFDYLEVETPILQPIPGGAAARPFITHHNALNMPLYLRIANELYLKRLIVGGFEGVYEFAKDFRNEGMDRTHNPEFTVMEIYVAYKDYFWMMDFTEQMLEHVVKTVHKGNTTVSLGGKEISFKAPFPRVSMREAILEHTGFDIDGKSEDELRAACADLGIETDPSMGKGKLIDELFGEKCEPNYIQPTFITDYPVEMSPLCKKHRDNPEYTERFELMINGKEVANAYSELNDPIDQRERFEEQLRLSEKGDDEAMFIDQDFLRALEYGMPPTSGMGIGIDRLTMMLTDNASIQEVLFFPQMKPEKKAEKKVELADNEKAIFEILKEKEEMDLDELKSAVGLSNKQWDKGLKGLAKHGLTEVTKTDAGLRIAIKAS
- the rpoN gene encoding RNA polymerase factor sigma-54; translation: MLKQQLNQKLLQKLSPQQIQLMKLIQLPTLAFEQKIKEELESNPALEEGKEESENDSEDLEFDNQENEREEERIEAEDINVDEYLSDDEIPDYRLQANNYSPDDEESKVPITGGKSFHEFLLEQLGTYPLDEQGRQIAEYLVGNIDDDGYIRRELSAIVDDLAFTQNIFVEEEQLERYLKLIQALEPAGVGARNLRECLIIQLRQEESSYHQRLALEILQDFFDEFTKKHYEKLIQRLELDEEDLRLAILEITRLNPKPGNSTSNSNREVQVVVPDFTLRIVEGELELTLNSRNAPELNVSREYREMLETYRQGQKENKAQKEAALFVKQKLDGAKWFIEAIKQRQQTLMLTMGAIMEYQKEYFETGDELKLRPMILKDIADEIGMDISTVSRVASNKYVSTPYGTFLIKEFFSESMKNDAGEDVSTREIKKILEVSVSEEDKRKPLTDDKLAQLLKDKGYPIARRTVAKYREQLDIPVARLRKQL